In a genomic window of Armatimonas rosea:
- a CDS encoding glycoside hydrolase family 16 protein yields the protein MYKLVWADEFDKPGPPDPKNWKLEHGFVRNEEHQFYQEQNAWCENGHLIIEGRREKVKNPAFKPGSKNWRENREFAEYTAASLTSSGLQSFQYGRFEMKARIDTQLGLWPAFWTLGNDGEWPSNGEVDIMEFYRGQLLANVAWGTKQRWNAKWASTKTPLPSLGKDWAKKFHVWRLDWDETALEIFVDGRSLNRVELSKATNPDGKCPFKQPHYLLLNLAIGGQNGGDPAHSSFPTRYEIDYVRVYQKS from the coding sequence ATGTATAAGCTAGTCTGGGCCGATGAGTTTGATAAACCCGGCCCTCCCGACCCGAAGAACTGGAAGCTTGAGCACGGCTTTGTCCGCAACGAGGAGCACCAGTTTTATCAAGAGCAGAACGCCTGGTGCGAGAACGGCCACCTGATCATCGAGGGGCGCCGCGAGAAAGTCAAGAACCCCGCCTTTAAGCCTGGCAGTAAGAACTGGCGCGAGAATCGGGAGTTTGCGGAGTACACGGCGGCCAGTCTGACATCGTCGGGGTTGCAGAGCTTTCAGTACGGGCGCTTCGAGATGAAGGCCCGGATTGACACACAGCTCGGGCTCTGGCCGGCGTTCTGGACCCTCGGCAACGACGGCGAGTGGCCCAGCAATGGCGAGGTGGACATTATGGAGTTCTACCGCGGCCAGCTCCTTGCCAATGTGGCCTGGGGAACCAAGCAGCGCTGGAATGCCAAGTGGGCCAGCACCAAGACTCCCCTGCCGTCGCTGGGGAAAGACTGGGCGAAGAAGTTCCATGTCTGGCGCTTGGACTGGGATGAAACCGCCCTGGAGATCTTTGTGGACGGGCGCTCGCTCAACCGTGTGGAGTTATCAAAAGCAACCAACCCCGATGGAAAGTGCCCCTTCAAACAACCGCACTACTTGCTTTTAAATCTTGCCATCGGCGGCCAGAACGGCGGAGACCCGGCGCATTCTTCTTTCCCGACCCGCTACGAGATCGACTACGTCCGCGTCTATCAAAAATCATGA
- a CDS encoding M28 family peptidase, whose amino-acid sequence MLFLLAPALALVQPAAKPVDLHTARLVGEKAITQELLRDYLTFIASDALQGRDTPSPGLDAAAQFLAFNLKRFGVKPGGDNGTYFQKIPMVKNGFDEAKSSVVVGDKTLRYGESFAIDRGNGSASGTLVFVEKELGTTDVKGKVVWLGVEAESSVNDALEAGAVAVLKTITSQNWSRRAQFMSRRGGGGWRMERTPTPDPATAPPVLSVSPDASAALQAGVGKEITVSALAKLDRIFTQNVVGIVEGADPKLKSEYVAIGAHYDHVGVGTGPGDVIFNGADDDGSGTTAVLAIADAASKARPKRSLIFVWHAGEEKGLWGSSYFTDTPTVPIGQITAQLNIDMIGRSRPEGDTKPANKTLSGPNAIYVIGTTMMSTELGSIIHSTNAQYLKLTYDPQYDSPNDPNRFFFRSDHYNYARKGIPICFWFDGVHEDYHQVGDEVSKIDFAKMEKIARTVFLTAVNVANLPQRPKVDKPLNR is encoded by the coding sequence ATGCTCTTTCTTCTTGCCCCCGCTCTTGCTCTCGTCCAGCCCGCCGCCAAGCCGGTAGACCTCCACACCGCACGGCTGGTCGGGGAGAAGGCAATCACTCAGGAGCTCCTGCGCGACTACCTGACCTTTATCGCCTCCGATGCCCTCCAAGGCCGCGATACGCCGTCGCCGGGCCTGGATGCTGCGGCGCAGTTTCTCGCCTTCAACCTCAAGCGCTTCGGGGTCAAGCCCGGCGGGGACAACGGGACCTACTTCCAAAAAATCCCCATGGTCAAGAACGGCTTCGACGAGGCCAAGTCCAGCGTGGTCGTGGGCGACAAGACCCTGCGCTACGGCGAGTCGTTCGCCATCGACCGGGGCAATGGCAGTGCAAGCGGCACGCTGGTCTTTGTCGAAAAAGAGCTGGGCACCACTGATGTGAAGGGGAAGGTTGTCTGGCTGGGCGTGGAGGCCGAGAGCAGTGTCAATGATGCCCTAGAAGCGGGTGCCGTGGCCGTGCTCAAGACCATCACCAGCCAGAACTGGAGCCGGCGTGCACAGTTCATGAGCCGACGTGGCGGGGGCGGCTGGCGCATGGAGCGCACCCCCACCCCCGATCCCGCCACCGCGCCCCCCGTCCTGAGCGTGAGCCCCGATGCCAGTGCCGCCCTCCAAGCAGGCGTGGGCAAGGAGATCACGGTGAGCGCTCTGGCAAAGCTCGACCGCATCTTTACGCAGAATGTGGTCGGGATTGTCGAGGGCGCTGACCCCAAGCTCAAGAGCGAGTATGTCGCGATCGGGGCGCACTACGACCACGTGGGCGTGGGAACCGGCCCCGGCGATGTGATCTTCAACGGCGCCGATGACGACGGCTCCGGCACGACTGCGGTCCTGGCTATCGCCGATGCGGCCTCGAAGGCGCGCCCGAAGCGCTCGCTGATCTTTGTCTGGCACGCCGGTGAGGAAAAAGGCCTCTGGGGCTCGTCGTACTTCACCGACACGCCCACGGTCCCGATTGGCCAGATCACCGCGCAGCTCAATATCGACATGATCGGCCGCAGCCGCCCCGAGGGCGACACGAAGCCCGCCAACAAGACGCTCTCAGGCCCCAACGCGATCTACGTGATCGGGACGACCATGATGAGCACGGAGCTGGGGAGCATTATTCACAGCACCAACGCTCAGTACCTCAAGCTCACCTACGATCCACAGTACGACTCCCCCAACGACCCGAACCGCTTCTTCTTCCGTAGCGACCACTACAACTACGCCCGCAAAGGCATCCCGATCTGCTTCTGGTTCGACGGCGTCCACGAGGACTACCACCAAGTCGGGGACGAAGTAAGTAAGATCGACTTCGCGAAGATGGAGAAGATCGCGCGTACCGTCTTCCTCACCGCGGTCAATGTCGCCAACCTCCCGCAGCGTCCCAAGGTAGACAAACCGCTCAATCGCTAA
- a CDS encoding ABC transporter ATP-binding protein has translation MSNETTNESGKIEYVVRAKDLTKEFVMGNEVTRALKGISIDIKRGEYISIIGPSGSGKSTFFNMIGGLDRPNSGSVFINDVDMAQLDATELAFLRCHTIGYIFQTFNLIPVMTALENVTLPTVFAGMPSEDGVKRGMELLDTVGLGHRYHHKPGQLSGGQQQRVAIARALANNPSIILADEPTGNLDQNTGTEIIALLRRLNQEHNVTIITATHDPKMIRVSDRAVIIRDGLIDKIQDRSDIESEFTNDGH, from the coding sequence ATGAGCAACGAAACCACCAACGAATCCGGCAAGATCGAGTATGTCGTCCGTGCCAAGGACCTGACCAAAGAGTTTGTGATGGGCAATGAAGTAACCCGCGCGCTCAAGGGAATCTCCATCGACATCAAGCGCGGCGAGTACATCTCGATCATCGGCCCCTCGGGCTCGGGCAAGTCGACTTTCTTCAACATGATCGGCGGCCTGGACCGGCCCAACAGCGGCTCGGTCTTTATCAACGATGTGGACATGGCGCAGCTCGATGCGACCGAGCTGGCGTTTCTTCGCTGTCACACGATTGGGTATATCTTCCAGACCTTTAACCTGATCCCGGTGATGACCGCGCTGGAGAATGTCACCCTACCGACCGTCTTTGCGGGAATGCCCAGCGAAGACGGTGTCAAGCGCGGGATGGAGCTCCTGGACACGGTCGGGCTGGGGCACCGCTACCACCACAAGCCGGGGCAGCTCTCCGGTGGCCAGCAGCAGCGTGTCGCGATTGCCCGCGCCCTTGCCAACAATCCCTCGATTATCCTCGCCGACGAGCCTACGGGAAACCTGGACCAGAATACGGGAACGGAGATTATCGCGCTCCTCCGCCGCTTGAACCAGGAGCACAATGTCACGATCATTACCGCGACCCATGACCCGAAGATGATCCGAGTCTCGGACCGGGCGGTGATCATTCGTGATGGCCTGATCGACAAGATTCAGGACCGATCGGATATCGAATCGGAATTTACAAACGACGGTCACTAA
- a CDS encoding ABC transporter permease: MSNTTDHSKSGIKRGVQLPFKKAFEFALNTIKIRFWRSMITAGGVFLGIAFLASVLTGKAVAGPNVAADEAARSNWLVGLSLLVCAVGITNAMLMSVTERFREIGTMKCLGALEQFVVKIFLIEAALMGAIASSLGYLIGTLLMIVTKYFSYNPKTAFHGETWSGAYTGADFGLNLVLCVGIGIVLTMLATLFPAITASRIPPAAALRSDV; the protein is encoded by the coding sequence ATGAGCAACACCACAGACCATAGCAAGAGTGGCATCAAGCGGGGGGTTCAGCTCCCCTTCAAGAAGGCCTTTGAGTTCGCGCTCAACACGATCAAGATTCGCTTCTGGCGCTCGATGATCACCGCCGGGGGCGTCTTTTTAGGAATCGCCTTTTTAGCGTCGGTGCTGACCGGCAAGGCGGTGGCGGGGCCCAATGTCGCCGCCGATGAGGCCGCGCGCAGCAACTGGCTGGTGGGGCTCTCGCTCCTGGTGTGCGCTGTGGGAATCACCAACGCGATGCTGATGAGTGTCACCGAGCGCTTCCGTGAGATCGGGACGATGAAGTGTCTGGGCGCGCTGGAGCAGTTCGTGGTGAAGATCTTCCTGATCGAGGCCGCGCTCATGGGCGCGATTGCCTCGTCGCTGGGCTATCTCATCGGGACTCTCCTGATGATTGTCACCAAGTACTTCTCCTACAACCCTAAGACCGCCTTCCACGGCGAGACCTGGAGCGGTGCCTACACCGGCGCAGACTTTGGGCTGAACCTTGTGCTGTGTGTGGGAATTGGGATTGTCCTGACCATGCTAGCCACTCTTTTCCCGGCGATCACCGCCTCGCGCATCCCCCCCGCCGCGGCGCTACGAAGCGATGTTTAG
- a CDS encoding PqqD family protein, with amino-acid sequence MSVIGQLRAVIEQKKNRPSRMQVLTARPVRHPLIAWSREPTRQEGLPELVLVRVPRRQDRWGNFIAKWFKLPDDKKIELDQIGSDVWELCDGTHSVESIASRISKSYQLNKRQAEASVTAYLKMLADRRLIGLQTGTTKKK; translated from the coding sequence ATGAGCGTGATCGGCCAGCTCCGCGCTGTCATCGAGCAGAAGAAGAACCGTCCCAGCCGGATGCAGGTCCTGACCGCACGGCCGGTGCGCCACCCGCTGATCGCCTGGTCGCGCGAGCCCACCCGCCAGGAGGGCCTACCCGAGCTGGTGCTGGTGCGGGTTCCTCGCCGCCAAGACCGCTGGGGCAACTTTATCGCCAAGTGGTTCAAGCTCCCGGATGACAAGAAGATCGAGCTGGACCAGATCGGCTCCGATGTCTGGGAGCTGTGCGATGGCACTCATAGTGTGGAGAGTATTGCCAGCCGCATTAGCAAGAGCTACCAGCTGAATAAGCGTCAGGCGGAGGCATCGGTGACTGCGTACTTGAAGATGCTGGCGGATCGGCGGCTGATCGGCCTACAGACGGGGACGACCAAGAAAAAATGA
- a CDS encoding peptide transporter has translation MEENNHSAREAHPSEEVATPRHSDHEDHSVSDSRDFIEAESEGDDNTFEEGFTGKTILGSIFVSLIMTAGAIYLGLVAGSGLGAASQWVTIVLFAEIARRSFLPLKRQEIFLLYYVAGGLAAVAGADRGISGGPFGWLIWNQYYIQSPQAASIAKEIPWFSTPQPGSAALDQRSFFHPAWWGPIGVMMVHQTLERLSWLPAGYILFRATSDVERLPFPLASVAASGATALAEAGSKEDSWRWRIFSTGTVIGLIFGAIYTAIPILTGTAFGKAVTLIPIPFIDFMSSTENLLPAAPVGYSGDLGKILTGFVLPFEMVFASFISSVICQIGLNPVLYHQGILKQWHPGTESIETRVVNHFDFWLSAGVGIQLAIAFIGIYIIVKGSIEASRGLKRETRGAWHEVPAGRGDKAGWWKIALGIWLVATVAYIAFTHYLIPAFPVWLLLGYGLLLTPLNSYVAARMFGLTSQDAQFPFVKELTVMESGYKKIDVWFAPLPIHDYGSLAQRFREVELTKTKFTSILKAEALMFPLIMLGGFMYWSFIWGTSQIPSSQYPFAQRMWPLIASQQAIWNQINKSGGAAWVLDSIKPAFIVGGGVATLALYGIMYVAKLPMLAFYGAAGGANALPADTIPTFVGACLGKYYFAKRYGVEKWRNYAPVLLAGFACGTGLISMAAIALALIAKAVQPLPF, from the coding sequence ATGGAAGAGAACAACCACAGCGCCCGCGAGGCCCACCCCTCCGAGGAGGTCGCAACGCCTCGCCACAGCGACCACGAAGACCATAGTGTCTCCGACAGCCGCGACTTTATCGAGGCGGAGTCCGAGGGCGATGACAACACGTTTGAGGAGGGCTTCACGGGCAAGACGATCCTCGGCTCGATCTTTGTGAGCCTGATCATGACCGCCGGTGCGATCTACCTTGGGCTGGTTGCGGGCTCGGGGCTCGGGGCGGCGTCGCAGTGGGTAACCATTGTGCTGTTTGCCGAGATCGCGCGCCGCTCGTTCTTGCCACTCAAGCGCCAAGAGATCTTCCTGCTGTACTACGTCGCCGGCGGCCTTGCGGCCGTCGCAGGGGCGGACCGTGGCATCTCAGGAGGGCCGTTTGGCTGGCTGATCTGGAACCAGTACTACATCCAGAGCCCACAGGCCGCCTCGATCGCCAAGGAGATTCCCTGGTTCTCGACGCCCCAGCCCGGCTCTGCCGCGCTCGACCAGCGCAGCTTCTTCCATCCTGCGTGGTGGGGGCCAATCGGGGTCATGATGGTGCACCAGACCCTGGAGCGCCTCTCTTGGCTTCCGGCAGGCTATATTCTCTTCCGTGCCACCAGTGATGTCGAGCGCCTCCCCTTCCCCCTGGCCTCCGTCGCCGCTTCCGGGGCGACCGCGCTCGCCGAGGCCGGAAGCAAAGAGGACTCCTGGCGCTGGCGCATCTTCTCCACCGGGACCGTGATTGGGCTGATCTTTGGCGCGATCTACACCGCCATCCCGATCCTGACCGGAACCGCGTTTGGTAAGGCCGTCACCCTTATCCCGATTCCGTTTATTGACTTCATGTCGTCCACGGAGAACCTTCTTCCCGCTGCGCCCGTGGGCTACTCGGGCGACCTGGGCAAGATTCTCACCGGCTTTGTCCTGCCCTTTGAGATGGTCTTTGCTAGCTTTATCTCGTCGGTGATCTGCCAGATTGGGCTCAACCCAGTGCTCTACCACCAGGGGATTCTCAAGCAGTGGCATCCGGGAACCGAGTCCATTGAGACGCGTGTCGTCAACCACTTTGACTTCTGGCTCTCGGCGGGTGTGGGCATCCAGCTCGCGATTGCCTTTATCGGGATCTATATCATTGTCAAGGGCTCGATCGAGGCCTCGCGTGGGCTGAAGCGCGAGACTCGGGGTGCCTGGCACGAGGTCCCGGCAGGCCGCGGCGATAAAGCAGGCTGGTGGAAGATTGCGCTGGGTATCTGGCTGGTGGCGACTGTCGCCTATATCGCCTTCACCCACTACCTGATCCCCGCGTTCCCGGTCTGGCTCCTACTGGGCTATGGGCTTCTCCTGACCCCACTCAACTCCTATGTAGCGGCCCGTATGTTTGGGCTTACCAGCCAAGACGCCCAGTTCCCGTTTGTTAAAGAGCTGACCGTGATGGAGTCGGGGTACAAGAAGATCGATGTCTGGTTTGCCCCCCTGCCCATCCACGACTACGGCTCTCTGGCCCAGCGCTTCCGTGAGGTCGAGCTCACCAAGACCAAGTTCACGTCGATTCTCAAGGCCGAGGCCCTGATGTTCCCGCTGATCATGCTCGGGGGCTTTATGTACTGGTCGTTTATCTGGGGCACGAGCCAGATTCCGTCCAGCCAGTATCCCTTCGCCCAGCGCATGTGGCCCTTGATCGCCTCGCAGCAGGCGATCTGGAACCAGATCAATAAGTCCGGCGGCGCGGCTTGGGTGCTGGACTCGATCAAGCCGGCCTTCATCGTGGGCGGCGGCGTGGCGACCCTGGCCCTCTACGGGATCATGTATGTCGCCAAGCTCCCGATGCTGGCCTTCTACGGCGCGGCCGGGGGTGCCAATGCGCTTCCCGCCGACACGATCCCGACCTTTGTGGGTGCCTGTCTGGGTAAGTACTACTTTGCCAAGCGCTACGGGGTCGAGAAGTGGCGCAACTACGCCCCGGTTCTGCTCGCGGGCTTTGCCTGTGGCACGGGCCTGATCTCCATGGCCGCGATTGCGCTCGCGCTGATCGCCAAGGCGGTCCAGCCGCTTCCCTTCTAG
- a CDS encoding FtsX-like permease family protein has product MMTLARFVRQATFLLTALVAVSSSVRAAVDPALADKYKALAASVDNTALAQTIRELSSNGSRVVGYPGERKAAEYVEREFKSLFGDSAVTSESFTATVPMDKGARLEANGKTYPLYCIWPNLVRTSQLPEEGLSGPLIYAGNGLLGAFNGKDVEGSIVLVDFNSGTDWLNAPRLGAKAVIFIEPDKTMRGEAEAKFVSIPLSIPRFYIKKSDAAALQALALSRKSLTASLHADMKWERVQAKNFLGVLPGQSKDPKIAKQIIVVQSYYDAMSVVPGIAPGAEQAGGLAGLLQTARTFKKLGHERTIWFLATSGHCLGLQGVREFLDNHIDDWQVPGPFAKLFGQAKDPKDPIYLWVGLDLSSQTRALGIFYKAHLINVREDTQNLFSDIARVARENNDKVAETLGYDAKKRFSDGVNPVDGKSWRNFIPGKPAFDSEIVGMAGGFGVTFSSIDDSRNQVDTPFDTLEKVNIANLALQLKTFVCLLQHYVNDPNDQNADPKKQIPLYKTCQWTRMGLRSGFATLKGRVREFEPRRSLVPTDPVDRALVVVPSNANTKSFIGVRGNFIQMVGDDEGGFKGKEGKASFAFKGMPPTTADNQEHRIEAYRLDPKTGDLDYAPDKGVTGAAYPSTFRITTGEKEVLSVVFPCVATNIFDLVDQQALRTLSTMTIYDGISNGEPRQFGYALSKPEPGVSYVEDTAVIFARRGDEYSMGQEKNAATNKLRQFKIIMGSGPAATRFLLINSTEKNPEGEGYVMGAGKGEDAIESSRSSAIIHTALNVAKDMWKLDDFRIQRLITNNIRNRGIEGLHANAKEFIDKAEAALAAKDYQSFDTYSRAAWGYESRAYPDVTKTQQDVVNGVIFYLALMIPFAYFLERLLFGFSDLKRQLGGVFLIFLGIFGIFALIHPAFRITLNAGIILLAFIMMALSVLVTVLVWQKFEQQLKQQSKETQGTHSLDAGKGSIAIAAFALGVANMRRRSTRTILTCATLILLTFTVLAFTSIVQELRFNQVPAPGKPLYNGILLRDPNWNALQQVAYRLLDDEFGKTRLVAPRGWFLGTQPGEQTFLTLKRADREFGAKGAVGLSANEAKVTHAADALAAGRWFAPGDTLVMILPRKVADNLRITDSDVSNASAKVSFSGQDYTVIGILDQDKFKQILDHDQEPLTPVDFVQMQQLQKQGKTDSSSGFQQYLHLDSDVIFFVPYQTLINLGGDLRSVAIGYGDDESAVVKELKENLMKRFDMNLYAASEKLGEKPGKIERFSSVGATKGEDFGTILIPILIAALIVLNTMLGSVFERVKEIHIFSSIGLSPANIGTLFMAEALVYAILGSVSGYVLGQGISKLLSTFHLMQGLSLNFSSVSAVLSTLVVVAVVLLSTLWPAKKASEVASPSSSRTWSVPEPVGDDWQLQLPFAVTGNQAVGVNGFLAEWFQSYEGYSVGDFITEGITRETFETPNGTAYRIGCKAWLAPFDLGVSQMIRLETLPTDFEDVFDLKLTLHRVSGDVSNWKRVNRRFLNTLRKQFLVWRTLTAADRERYLTETEFTSVEA; this is encoded by the coding sequence ATGATGACTCTTGCGCGCTTTGTTCGTCAGGCGACTTTTCTGCTGACGGCGCTCGTCGCAGTCTCTTCGTCGGTCCGGGCTGCAGTGGACCCGGCTCTGGCGGACAAGTACAAGGCCCTGGCGGCGAGTGTGGACAACACAGCGCTGGCGCAGACCATACGTGAGCTCTCCAGTAATGGCTCGCGTGTCGTGGGCTACCCCGGAGAGCGCAAGGCCGCCGAGTATGTCGAGCGCGAGTTCAAGAGCCTCTTTGGGGACTCTGCGGTCACCTCCGAGAGCTTCACCGCCACCGTCCCGATGGACAAGGGCGCCCGACTGGAGGCCAATGGCAAGACCTACCCGCTCTACTGCATCTGGCCCAACTTAGTGCGCACCAGCCAGCTCCCCGAAGAAGGGTTGAGCGGGCCGCTGATCTACGCCGGCAACGGACTCTTGGGTGCCTTCAACGGCAAGGATGTCGAGGGCTCGATTGTCCTCGTAGACTTCAACTCCGGCACCGACTGGCTCAACGCGCCGCGCCTCGGGGCCAAGGCCGTGATCTTTATCGAGCCCGACAAGACCATGCGCGGAGAGGCTGAGGCCAAGTTTGTCTCGATCCCTCTCTCCATCCCCCGCTTCTACATCAAGAAGAGCGATGCTGCCGCGCTCCAGGCCCTCGCGCTCTCCCGCAAGAGCCTCACCGCCAGCCTCCACGCCGACATGAAGTGGGAGCGGGTGCAGGCCAAGAACTTCCTGGGAGTCCTCCCCGGCCAGAGCAAAGACCCCAAGATCGCCAAGCAGATTATTGTCGTTCAGAGCTACTACGATGCCATGTCCGTGGTCCCCGGGATCGCCCCTGGTGCCGAGCAGGCGGGTGGGCTTGCGGGCCTGCTCCAGACCGCGCGGACGTTTAAGAAGCTCGGGCATGAGCGCACGATCTGGTTTCTGGCGACCTCGGGGCACTGCCTCGGGCTGCAAGGCGTGCGCGAGTTTCTGGACAACCACATCGACGACTGGCAAGTCCCGGGGCCGTTTGCCAAGCTCTTTGGGCAGGCGAAGGACCCCAAGGACCCGATCTATCTCTGGGTTGGCCTCGATCTCTCCAGCCAGACCCGTGCGCTGGGAATCTTCTACAAAGCCCACCTGATCAATGTGCGTGAGGACACCCAGAACCTCTTCTCCGATATCGCACGTGTGGCCCGTGAGAACAACGATAAGGTCGCCGAGACCCTCGGCTACGATGCCAAGAAGCGCTTCTCGGATGGGGTCAACCCGGTCGATGGCAAGAGCTGGCGCAACTTTATCCCCGGCAAGCCCGCCTTTGACTCCGAAATAGTGGGGATGGCCGGCGGCTTTGGGGTCACATTCTCCTCCATCGACGACTCCCGCAACCAGGTCGACACCCCGTTTGACACGCTGGAGAAAGTCAATATCGCCAACCTCGCGCTCCAGCTCAAGACCTTTGTTTGTCTGCTGCAGCACTATGTCAACGACCCCAACGACCAGAACGCTGATCCCAAGAAGCAGATTCCGCTCTACAAGACCTGCCAGTGGACCCGTATGGGCCTGCGCTCGGGCTTTGCCACCCTCAAGGGGCGTGTGCGTGAGTTCGAGCCCCGCCGCTCGCTGGTCCCCACCGACCCAGTAGACCGCGCGCTGGTTGTGGTTCCCAGCAACGCCAACACCAAGAGCTTTATCGGGGTGCGTGGCAACTTCATCCAGATGGTGGGCGACGACGAAGGCGGCTTCAAGGGCAAAGAGGGCAAGGCGAGCTTTGCCTTCAAGGGCATGCCTCCCACCACGGCAGACAACCAGGAGCACCGGATCGAGGCCTACCGCCTCGACCCCAAGACAGGTGATCTGGACTACGCCCCGGATAAAGGGGTCACCGGCGCAGCCTATCCCAGCACCTTCCGCATTACCACGGGCGAGAAAGAGGTCCTCTCGGTAGTCTTCCCGTGTGTGGCGACCAATATCTTCGACCTCGTGGACCAGCAGGCGCTTCGCACCCTCTCCACGATGACGATCTACGATGGCATCTCCAACGGCGAGCCGCGCCAGTTTGGCTATGCCCTCTCCAAGCCCGAGCCCGGTGTCAGCTATGTCGAGGACACCGCCGTCATCTTTGCCCGCCGCGGCGATGAGTACAGCATGGGCCAGGAGAAGAACGCCGCCACCAACAAGCTGCGCCAGTTCAAGATCATCATGGGCTCCGGCCCCGCCGCCACCCGCTTCCTCCTGATCAACTCCACCGAGAAGAACCCCGAGGGCGAGGGCTATGTGATGGGCGCGGGCAAGGGAGAGGACGCCATTGAGTCGTCGCGCTCGTCGGCGATTATCCACACCGCGCTCAATGTCGCCAAGGACATGTGGAAGCTCGATGACTTCCGCATCCAGCGCCTGATTACCAACAATATTCGCAACCGCGGGATCGAGGGGCTCCACGCCAACGCCAAGGAGTTTATCGACAAGGCAGAGGCCGCGCTCGCCGCCAAGGACTACCAGAGCTTCGATACCTACTCCCGCGCCGCCTGGGGCTACGAGAGCCGCGCCTACCCGGATGTCACCAAGACCCAGCAGGACGTGGTCAATGGCGTGATCTTCTACCTGGCGCTGATGATCCCCTTTGCCTACTTCCTAGAGCGCCTGCTCTTTGGCTTCTCGGACCTCAAGCGCCAGCTGGGCGGGGTGTTCTTGATCTTCTTGGGCATCTTTGGCATCTTCGCCCTGATCCACCCGGCCTTTCGCATCACCCTGAACGCGGGGATCATCCTGCTGGCCTTTATCATGATGGCCCTCTCGGTGCTGGTGACCGTCTTGGTGTGGCAGAAGTTCGAGCAACAGCTCAAGCAGCAGTCCAAGGAGACCCAGGGAACGCACTCTCTCGATGCGGGCAAGGGCTCGATTGCCATCGCCGCTTTTGCACTGGGCGTCGCCAACATGCGCCGTCGCTCAACCCGCACGATCCTAACCTGCGCGACCCTGATTTTGCTGACCTTCACGGTTCTGGCCTTCACGTCGATTGTCCAGGAGCTACGCTTCAACCAGGTCCCCGCGCCGGGCAAGCCGCTCTACAATGGGATCCTCCTGCGAGACCCGAACTGGAACGCGCTCCAGCAGGTGGCCTACCGCCTGCTCGACGATGAGTTTGGCAAGACCCGCCTGGTGGCTCCGCGCGGCTGGTTCCTGGGGACGCAGCCCGGGGAGCAGACCTTCCTCACCCTCAAGCGTGCCGACCGTGAGTTTGGTGCCAAGGGCGCGGTCGGGCTCTCGGCCAACGAGGCCAAGGTCACCCATGCCGCCGATGCCCTGGCCGCCGGCCGCTGGTTCGCTCCCGGCGACACGCTGGTGATGATCCTGCCCCGGAAAGTCGCGGACAACCTGCGCATCACGGACTCAGATGTGAGCAATGCGTCGGCGAAGGTGAGCTTCTCCGGGCAAGACTACACGGTGATTGGTATCTTGGATCAGGACAAGTTCAAGCAGATCCTCGACCACGACCAGGAGCCGCTCACGCCGGTCGACTTTGTGCAGATGCAGCAGCTCCAGAAGCAGGGCAAGACCGATAGCTCCAGCGGCTTCCAGCAGTATCTCCACCTCGACAGCGACGTCATCTTCTTTGTCCCCTACCAGACCCTCATCAACCTGGGCGGCGACCTGCGCTCCGTGGCGATCGGCTACGGCGACGACGAGAGCGCGGTGGTCAAGGAGCTCAAAGAGAACCTGATGAAGCGCTTCGACATGAACCTCTACGCGGCCTCCGAGAAGCTCGGGGAGAAGCCGGGCAAGATCGAGCGGTTCTCGTCGGTGGGCGCGACCAAGGGCGAGGACTTTGGGACGATCCTGATCCCGATTCTGATCGCGGCGCTGATTGTCCTCAACACGATGCTGGGCTCGGTCTTTGAGCGTGTGAAAGAAATTCACATTTTTAGCTCGATTGGGCTCTCGCCGGCCAATATTGGGACGCTATTCATGGCGGAGGCGCTGGTCTACGCCATCCTGGGCTCGGTCTCGGGCTACGTCTTGGGCCAGGGCATCAGCAAGCTCCTCTCCACCTTCCACCTCATGCAGGGCCTCTCCCTGAACTTCTCGTCGGTGAGCGCCGTGCTCTCCACCCTCGTGGTGGTAGCGGTGGTGCTGCTCTCGACCCTCTGGCCGGCCAAGAAGGCATCCGAGGTCGCGAGCCCGTCGAGCAGCCGCACCTGGTCCGTGCCCGAGCCCGTGGGCGATGACTGGCAGCTCCAGCTCCCCTTCGCCGTGACAGGAAACCAGGCAGTGGGTGTCAATGGCTTCCTCGCCGAGTGGTTCCAGAGCTACGAGGGCTACTCGGTCGGGGACTTCATCACCGAGGGCATCACGCGAGAGACCTTCGAGACCCCCAACGGCACCGCCTATAGAATCGGCTGTAAGGCATGGCTAGCGCCTTTTGACCTGGGTGTCTCCCAGATGATTCGGCTTGAGACCCTGCCCACCGACTTCGAGGATGTCTTCGACCTGAAGCTCACCCTCCACCGGGTCTCGGGCGATGTCTCCAACTGGAAGCGTGTCAACCGGCGCTTCCTCAACACCCTGCGCAAGCAGTTCCTGGTCTGGCGCACCCTGACCGCCGCGGATCGTGAGCGCTACCTCACCGAGACCGAGTTCACGAGCGTGGAGGCGTAA